Proteins from one Cryptomeria japonica chromosome 4, Sugi_1.0, whole genome shotgun sequence genomic window:
- the LOC131028658 gene encoding probable pectinesterase 53 has product MEKICVRLMFFFVLIRFSKAASDGYHDNATDICDSECIRQKIQVAGRQYKQYWLESVERTSRARSSPLTNNDGNGRVNPEILPGLILVVGKNGPADFQRIQEAVDFVPENNTRRVVIYIRAGVYREKVTIPWNKPFITFQGEGRKSTVIKWHDKGYSVQRISSLNMGTYLSASVAVNADFFVAADISFKNTARFCEKDKYKQAVALRVSADRAIFLNCGFYGHQDTLYDHQGRHYFLNCTIMGSVDFIFGNGRSLYENCHVHALGKGGAVTAQHRKEATELTGFAYVRCKFTGDGRPYLGRAWGDFSRVVYVKSELDSALDPQGFSDFGHPDRKRTAFFGIYDCKGSGAVTAMESGWTKQLTFEEARPFLDRSFINASYWLDPYFAV; this is encoded by the exons ATGGAGAAAATCTGTGTCAGACTAATGTTCTTTTTTGTTCTAATTCGTTTTTCAAAAGCTGCTTCAGATGGGTATCATGACAATGCAACTGATATCTGTGACAGTGAGTGCATTAGGCAAAAGATTCAAGTTGCAGGTAGGCAGTATAAGCAGTACTGGCTTGAATCCGTTGAAAGAACAAGCAGAGCCAGAAGTTCACCACTAACAAATAATGATGGCAATGGTAGAGTTAATCCTGAAATATTACCAGGGCTTATCTTGGTAGTTGGCAAGAATGGCCCTGCAGATTTTCAAAGAATTCAAGAAGCTGTGGATTTTGTTCCGGAGAACAATACTCGCAGGGTTGTGATCTATATCCGAGCAGGTGTTTACAG GGAGAAAGTTACTATTCCTTGGAACAAGCCCTTCATAACTTTtcaaggagaaggaagaaaatcCACCGTCATCAAATGGCATGACAAGGGCTACTCTGTCCAAAGAATTTCCAGTTTGAATATGGGCACTTATCTTAGCGCTTCAGTTGCTGTGAATGCTGATTTCTTTGTTGCAGCTGACATTTCTTTTAAG AACACAGCAAGGTTTTGTGAAAAAGATAAATACAAACAAGCTGTGGCACTTAGGGTATCTGCAGACAGGGCCATATTTCTCAACTGTGGGTTCTATGGTCACCAAGATACTCTCTATGACCACCAAGGCAgacattattttctgaattgcacCATAATGGGCTCTGTAGACTTCATTTTTGGCAATGGGAGGTCTCTTTATGAG AATTGTCACGTGCATGCCCTTGGCAAAGGGGGTGCCGTGACTGCACAACACCGGAAAGAAGCGACCGAGCTAACTGGGTTTGCATATGTGAGATGCAAGTTCACTGGTGATGGGCGTCCATACTTAGGGCGTGCATGGGGTGATTTCTCTCGTGTTGTTTATGTGAAATCTGAATTGGATTCAGCTCTTGATCCACAGGGCTTCTCCGATTTTGGTCATCCTGACCGCAAAAG GACTGCGTTCTTTGGAATTTATGACTGCAAAGGCAGTGGTGCAGTAACTGCAATGGAGTCAGGATGGACCAAGCAATTAACTTTTGAAGAAGCAAGACCCTTTCTGGATAGGAGCTTCATCAATGCTTCATATTGGTTAGACCCTTATTTTGCAGTTTAG